In a genomic window of Spirosoma agri:
- a CDS encoding acyltransferase family protein, protein MASLQKSTQIAFSAGENSASSASFRRYDLDWLRIIAILTLLFYHTGMIYVSWGWHIKSAEHSAVMEQVMRWFHRWRMPLLFFISGAGTFFALRRRSFWSYAGERVKRLFVPLVFGMFVIVPPQIYIEWLFRNRFSGTYAEFYPEVFNFQSYHDGGTGGAFSWHHLWFVAYLFLYSLLSIPVFMWLQRDSGQRFTDRIGRIMAKPGGAMWLGIVVIVASQLLLKPYFPEETHALVNDWAYFVKNLLLFWLGYVLISRPAFWQILTDQRRILLTATLICTVLMYATSAVYDLEGPDILAWEIFYLIDTDCLTWFSVLTTVAYSYRYLNVSRPVLPRLNEAVYPFYILHQTVIVLIGYYVLTRTTLGVYDGFLVVSFSSLAVCVAVYLLLIRPFKLIRIVFGLK, encoded by the coding sequence ATGGCTTCTCTCCAAAAATCAACGCAAATCGCATTTTCCGCTGGCGAAAACAGCGCATCCTCGGCCTCGTTCCGACGCTACGACCTCGACTGGTTACGCATCATTGCCATTCTAACGCTCCTGTTCTACCACACGGGCATGATCTACGTGTCGTGGGGCTGGCATATCAAAAGCGCCGAGCACAGCGCCGTTATGGAACAAGTTATGCGCTGGTTTCACCGCTGGCGAATGCCTCTTTTGTTTTTCATATCGGGTGCGGGTACGTTTTTCGCCCTGCGTAGGCGCTCGTTCTGGTCCTACGCAGGTGAGCGCGTCAAGCGGCTGTTCGTGCCCCTGGTGTTCGGCATGTTTGTGATCGTTCCTCCGCAGATTTACATCGAATGGCTTTTTCGAAACCGTTTTTCAGGTACGTACGCTGAATTCTATCCTGAAGTGTTCAACTTTCAGTCGTACCATGATGGCGGTACGGGTGGCGCGTTCAGTTGGCATCATCTGTGGTTCGTAGCGTACCTGTTCCTGTATTCGCTGCTAAGTATTCCCGTGTTTATGTGGCTTCAACGTGACAGTGGGCAGCGATTTACGGATCGGATCGGGCGAATCATGGCCAAACCCGGTGGTGCCATGTGGCTGGGAATCGTAGTGATTGTTGCCAGCCAGCTACTTCTCAAACCGTATTTTCCGGAAGAAACGCACGCACTGGTCAATGACTGGGCCTATTTCGTGAAAAACCTGTTGCTGTTCTGGCTGGGCTACGTGCTGATCAGCCGACCCGCGTTCTGGCAAATCCTGACCGACCAACGGCGGATTTTACTGACTGCCACGTTGATCTGCACCGTATTGATGTACGCTACCAGTGCTGTTTATGATCTGGAGGGGCCGGATATTCTGGCCTGGGAAATTTTCTACCTGATCGATACGGATTGCCTGACCTGGTTCTCGGTGCTGACGACGGTGGCGTATAGTTACCGGTATCTGAACGTGAGCCGACCGGTTCTGCCGCGCCTGAATGAAGCGGTTTATCCTTTCTATATCCTGCATCAGACCGTAATTGTGCTTATCGGCTACTATGTTTTAACGAGAACAACACTGGGCGTTTACGACGGTTTTCTGGTAGTAAGTTTTTCATCATTAGCCGTTTGCGTTGCGGTCTACCTGCTTCTAATCCGCCCGTTCAAGCTAATCAGGATCGTGTTCGGATTGAAATAA
- the bioB gene encoding biotin synthase BioB: MFMLRTDWTRAEIADIYNSPVLDLMYRAATVHRQHHDPQEVQVCTLLSVKTGGCPEDCAYCPQAARYHTAVKVHKLMEVDEVLTAAQRAKDTGSTRFCMGAAWREVRDNRDFDKVLEMVEGVNDMGLEVCCTLGMLTESQAQKLKDAGLYAYNHNLDTSEEYYGDIISTRTYDDRLDTLGHARKAGISVCSGGIIGMGESDQDRIGMLHTLATLPQHPESVPVNALVPVEGTPLEDQPRVSVWEMIRMIATARIIMPKAMVRLSAGRVRMNTEEQALCFLAGANSIFAGDKLLTTPNPDGDQDQQLFQTLNIRPRKAFKDGDRERPSVVFEQIPLAVH, encoded by the coding sequence ATGTTTATGCTTCGCACTGATTGGACCCGCGCTGAAATCGCCGACATATACAACTCACCCGTACTTGACCTGATGTACCGGGCCGCTACCGTACACCGCCAGCACCACGACCCGCAGGAGGTTCAGGTCTGCACGCTGTTATCGGTGAAGACCGGTGGTTGCCCCGAAGATTGTGCCTATTGCCCGCAGGCTGCCCGCTACCACACAGCCGTGAAGGTGCATAAGCTCATGGAAGTGGACGAGGTGCTGACGGCTGCGCAACGGGCTAAAGATACCGGTAGTACTCGCTTTTGTATGGGCGCTGCCTGGCGTGAAGTTCGCGACAACCGCGATTTCGATAAAGTGCTTGAAATGGTTGAGGGCGTCAACGATATGGGACTGGAGGTGTGCTGCACACTTGGTATGCTGACCGAAAGCCAGGCGCAAAAGCTCAAAGACGCCGGTTTGTACGCCTACAACCACAACCTCGACACGAGCGAAGAATACTACGGCGATATCATCAGTACCCGCACCTACGATGATCGGCTGGATACGCTGGGTCATGCCCGTAAAGCGGGGATCTCGGTCTGTTCGGGTGGTATCATCGGCATGGGAGAATCGGATCAGGATCGCATCGGTATGTTACACACACTGGCTACACTGCCGCAGCATCCCGAATCGGTGCCGGTAAATGCACTGGTGCCCGTAGAAGGGACTCCGCTGGAAGATCAGCCTCGTGTGTCGGTTTGGGAAATGATTCGGATGATTGCTACCGCCCGGATCATCATGCCGAAGGCGATGGTACGACTGTCGGCGGGTCGTGTTCGGATGAATACCGAAGAACAGGCGCTGTGTTTTCTGGCCGGGGCGAATTCAATTTTTGCGGGTGATAAACTGCTGACAACGCCAAACCCGGACGGCGATCAGGATCAGCAACTGTTCCAGACGTTGAACATTCGTCCGAGAAAGGCATTCAAGGACGGTGATCGGGAGCGCCCATCGGTTGTTTTTGAACAAATTCCGCTTGCCGTACACTGA
- a CDS encoding M48 family metallopeptidase — protein sequence MDYFNSATLTDAQVAEYSRQAVQQMDQKNPVAAPNDPYTQRLNRIVSRHRTVSGLPINYKVYKVPDVNAFATADGSVRVFKGLMDIMSDNELLAIMGHEIGHVINHDSRDAMKSALRRSAVRNVAASQSGLIGKVSRSQLGGLADYMLGASFSRRQESEADDYSYDFMKRNGYNVMALATSFEKLAKQSGGGGGSVTQILSTHPDSKARAQRVRDRARRDGLAR from the coding sequence ATGGATTATTTTAATTCAGCCACGTTGACCGATGCGCAGGTGGCCGAATACTCCCGGCAGGCGGTGCAGCAGATGGACCAAAAAAATCCGGTGGCCGCGCCAAATGACCCCTACACACAACGCCTGAACCGGATCGTGAGCCGACATCGTACGGTTAGCGGATTGCCTATTAATTACAAAGTGTATAAAGTGCCCGACGTCAACGCTTTTGCCACGGCTGACGGAAGCGTTCGCGTGTTCAAGGGGTTGATGGACATCATGAGCGACAACGAACTGCTGGCCATTATGGGGCACGAAATTGGTCACGTTATCAATCATGACTCGCGTGACGCTATGAAAAGTGCCCTGCGCCGTTCAGCTGTTCGTAATGTAGCCGCTTCGCAATCGGGCCTGATCGGGAAAGTATCCCGGTCGCAATTGGGTGGTCTGGCGGATTATATGCTGGGCGCGTCGTTCAGTCGTCGTCAGGAAAGCGAAGCGGATGATTACAGCTATGACTTTATGAAACGCAATGGTTATAACGTCATGGCGCTGGCTACGTCGTTCGAGAAACTGGCGAAGCAGAGCGGTGGTGGCGGAGGCAGCGTTACGCAGATTTTGTCGACCCACCCCGATAGCAAGGCGCGTGCTCAGCGGGTGCGTGACCGCGCCCGTCGTGATGGCCTGGCTCGGTAG
- a CDS encoding UDP-2,3-diacylglucosamine diphosphatase, protein MSAIETIPLATGRKAYFASDFHLGAPDAVRSRQREQQIVQWLDTIRPNAEVIFLVGDLFDFWFEYKKTIPKGFIRLQGKLAELTDAGMRIEIFTGNHDMWMSDYFTQEMGIPVYRNPRTYEIGTKRFLIGHGDGLGPGDETYKKLKVVFEHRLARGLFSWLHPDIGIQIANAWSKQSRLSHYNHDDTVFNGPETEWLFQYSRSIESQQHHDYYVFGHRHIPLNLEVTPTSRYVNLGEWVSAKTYGVFDGSELTLKTWGVQ, encoded by the coding sequence ATGTCTGCTATCGAAACCATTCCGCTTGCCACTGGCCGTAAGGCTTACTTTGCTTCTGATTTTCATTTAGGTGCTCCCGACGCTGTCCGTAGCCGACAGCGGGAACAACAGATCGTGCAGTGGCTGGATACCATCAGGCCCAATGCCGAGGTGATTTTCCTAGTTGGTGATCTGTTCGACTTCTGGTTCGAATACAAAAAGACCATTCCCAAAGGGTTTATCCGATTACAGGGGAAACTGGCTGAACTGACCGATGCTGGGATGCGCATCGAGATTTTTACGGGCAACCACGATATGTGGATGAGCGATTATTTTACGCAGGAAATGGGTATTCCTGTCTACCGAAACCCCCGCACGTATGAGATAGGCACCAAACGGTTTCTGATCGGTCATGGCGATGGGCTTGGTCCCGGCGACGAGACGTACAAGAAGCTCAAAGTGGTCTTCGAGCACCGTCTGGCCAGGGGGCTATTTAGCTGGCTTCATCCCGATATCGGTATTCAGATTGCCAACGCCTGGTCGAAACAGAGCCGGCTGAGTCATTACAACCACGATGATACGGTGTTCAACGGTCCCGAAACCGAATGGCTGTTTCAATACAGCCGATCCATCGAAAGCCAGCAACACCATGACTACTACGTGTTTGGCCACCGCCACATTCCGCTCAATCTGGAAGTGACGCCAACCAGTCGCTATGTCAACCTGGGTGAATGGGTATCGGCTAAAACCTATGGCGTATTCGACGGGTCTGAATTGACCCTGAAAACGTGGGGAGTTCAATAA
- a CDS encoding carboxypeptidase-like regulatory domain-containing protein: MKQSLKHILLGLSLLLLSGLFTTTFAQGQDRQITFTGFLTGGKTNEPLPGAYIYIPKAGRGVLSAPNGYFALPVFPGDSIIFSYVGFRTQYHIIPARLTELTYSAVVALQEDVKTLAEVKVYPYATEDLFKDAFVNLKLPDEKERENLAKNVSPEAIMRQAATMPMGALANHQNFVNQQFFGRESVIGRSQTPTFSFTNPFAWANFIRSVKRGDLKNKEWRSELNKAPRENVSRKDLLQQN, encoded by the coding sequence ATGAAGCAATCGCTAAAACATATACTACTGGGCTTGAGCCTACTCTTACTGTCGGGTTTATTTACAACCACGTTCGCGCAGGGGCAAGACCGTCAGATTACATTTACCGGCTTCCTGACCGGTGGTAAAACCAATGAGCCACTACCGGGCGCGTACATCTACATCCCGAAAGCCGGACGTGGTGTGTTATCAGCGCCGAATGGTTATTTTGCGTTGCCTGTATTTCCCGGAGACAGTATTATTTTTAGCTACGTCGGCTTCCGAACGCAGTATCACATCATTCCCGCCCGGCTCACCGAATTAACCTACTCGGCGGTTGTAGCCCTTCAGGAAGATGTCAAAACGCTGGCCGAGGTGAAAGTGTATCCGTACGCAACCGAAGATTTGTTCAAAGACGCGTTCGTTAACCTGAAACTTCCCGACGAAAAAGAGCGGGAAAATCTGGCAAAAAATGTTAGCCCGGAAGCGATTATGCGGCAGGCGGCTACGATGCCGATGGGCGCACTGGCCAATCACCAGAATTTCGTGAACCAGCAGTTCTTTGGCCGCGAATCGGTTATTGGACGCAGCCAGACGCCGACCTTCTCCTTTACCAATCCATTCGCGTGGGCTAATTTCATCCGATCGGTCAAGCGGGGCGATCTAAAGAACAAAGAATGGCGCAGCGAACTTAACAAAGCGCCCCGCGAAAACGTATCCCGCAAAGATCTGCTACAACAGAATTAG
- a CDS encoding phosphatidate cytidylyltransferase, with product MKQRLAKMTNLQQRVVAAVLGVPFIIFMIWYADWTFALLFCVISALTQREFYRLLGLDGFEPLTAYGTLVGCMVCVLAYFVETDQISTGHYFLICPASSMIFLIKLYKKRDMKPFTNIGFTFLGIIYVAMPFALLIILALRGGSFHPMIITGCLLLLWASDIGAYFAGTYFGRRKLFERVSPKKSWEGALGGAAAAALIALGLAVYAPELRPWQWYCVGGIIVVTGTYGDLVESLFKRSIAIKDSGTSIPGHGGFLDRFDGLLLAAPFIITFLKLFA from the coding sequence ATGAAGCAACGTTTAGCTAAAATGACGAACCTGCAACAGCGAGTTGTTGCCGCTGTTTTGGGGGTTCCTTTTATTATTTTCATGATTTGGTACGCCGACTGGACATTCGCGCTGCTATTTTGTGTCATCAGTGCGCTCACACAGCGCGAATTTTACCGCCTGCTGGGTCTGGATGGGTTTGAACCGCTCACGGCTTACGGAACGCTGGTGGGCTGCATGGTGTGTGTCCTGGCCTATTTCGTCGAAACAGACCAGATTAGTACCGGCCATTACTTTCTGATCTGCCCGGCGTCTTCGATGATCTTTCTGATCAAGCTCTACAAAAAGCGGGACATGAAGCCATTTACCAACATCGGTTTCACCTTTCTGGGAATCATCTACGTAGCCATGCCGTTTGCCCTGCTTATCATTCTGGCATTGCGGGGTGGTAGTTTTCACCCTATGATTATTACGGGATGCCTGCTGCTGCTGTGGGCCAGCGACATCGGTGCTTATTTTGCCGGAACCTATTTTGGCCGACGTAAGCTGTTCGAACGGGTATCTCCTAAGAAATCGTGGGAAGGGGCACTAGGTGGAGCGGCAGCCGCTGCGCTGATTGCGCTTGGCCTGGCCGTTTATGCGCCTGAGCTACGCCCCTGGCAATGGTATTGCGTGGGCGGTATTATCGTCGTTACGGGAACCTACGGCGATCTGGTCGAATCCCTGTTCAAGCGGAGCATCGCCATCAAGGATTCCGGTACGAGTATCCCAGGCCACGGTGGCTTTCTCGACCGCTTCGATGGACTTCTACTGGCGGCCCCCTTCATTATCACCTTCCTGAAATTGTTCGCCTGA
- a CDS encoding putative signal transducing protein encodes MTESWESIYTTPLPHRAELAKALLSEHDIPAVVINKQSSSYPTIGWGKSEVHVLAKDAILAKVILENEATFS; translated from the coding sequence ATGACAGAATCCTGGGAGTCTATTTATACAACCCCACTTCCCCACCGGGCCGAGTTAGCCAAAGCCCTGCTGAGCGAACATGATATTCCGGCGGTGGTTATTAACAAACAGAGTAGCAGTTATCCGACAATCGGATGGGGGAAAAGTGAAGTTCATGTATTGGCAAAAGATGCCATCCTGGCCAAAGTAATTCTGGAGAATGAAGCAACGTTTAGCTAA
- a CDS encoding CPBP family intramembrane glutamic endopeptidase, with amino-acid sequence MQPIYTSDHASSRPPTLGGLTMLVGFVLLGGVFSTLVLFGLLMAVNGMGASEAQAYLLELAAHPAAYPNAWYELMLLQAVNHLGTFFIPSLLYWYTIERRTWNQFSPRPMNSVAGVGLIALIVVAFMPFDGLIIEWNQGIHLPQTLAPLEQWARDKEKDLEGVTKYLTTFNTGLQLVIALLVIAIIPAIGEETLFRGVLQRNLIIWTGNSHVGVWLAAALFSAIHVQFLGFFPRMFLGALFGYLYVWSGNLWVPILAHFVNNGFTVFMVYLYQRKLVAMDIESTESVPVLGALLSGVVTIGLLYYFRQINRSRQIS; translated from the coding sequence ATGCAACCAATTTATACGTCTGATCACGCGTCATCACGGCCACCTACGCTTGGCGGGTTGACCATGCTGGTCGGTTTTGTCCTGCTGGGGGGCGTTTTCAGCACGCTTGTGTTGTTCGGTCTGCTGATGGCCGTCAACGGAATGGGCGCATCGGAAGCCCAGGCTTACCTGCTCGAATTAGCGGCCCATCCGGCTGCCTACCCTAATGCCTGGTACGAACTCATGTTGTTGCAGGCCGTTAATCACCTCGGCACGTTTTTCATCCCGTCACTTTTGTACTGGTACACCATTGAACGCCGGACCTGGAACCAGTTCAGTCCACGACCGATGAACTCAGTGGCGGGTGTTGGCTTGATTGCACTCATCGTCGTGGCTTTTATGCCGTTTGACGGACTCATTATCGAGTGGAATCAGGGCATTCATCTGCCCCAAACCCTTGCCCCGCTCGAACAGTGGGCGCGCGACAAAGAAAAAGATCTGGAAGGGGTTACCAAATACCTGACAACATTCAATACAGGCTTACAACTGGTGATTGCCTTACTGGTGATTGCCATCATTCCGGCCATCGGCGAAGAAACGCTCTTTCGGGGTGTTCTCCAGCGAAACCTGATCATCTGGACGGGCAATAGTCATGTTGGCGTTTGGCTGGCGGCTGCCTTGTTCAGCGCGATTCACGTTCAGTTTCTTGGTTTTTTCCCACGTATGTTCCTGGGGGCTTTGTTTGGTTACCTCTACGTCTGGTCCGGCAATCTGTGGGTACCGATTCTGGCCCACTTCGTCAATAATGGATTTACGGTTTTCATGGTTTATCTCTACCAGCGTAAACTCGTAGCGATGGATATTGAAAGCACCGAATCCGTACCCGTGCTGGGTGCGTTGCTGTCGGGGGTCGTTACCATCGGCCTGTTGTATTATTTCAGACAGATAAACCGGAGCAGGCAAATCAGCTAA
- the dusB gene encoding tRNA dihydrouridine synthase DusB, with protein MVTIGNIQLPDFPLLLAPMEDVSDPPFRAVCKANGADLMYTEFISSEGLIRDAAKSVQKLDIFEYERPIGIQLFGSDVETMGTCAEIASRANPDLIDINYGCPVKNVACRGAGAALLQDIPKMVRMTEAVVKATHLPVTVKTRLGWDDSTKNVGEVAERLQDIGIKALTVHGRTRVQMYKGDADWTLIGRIKENSRIQIPIFGNGDIDSPEKALEYKNRYGVDGVMIGRASIGHPWIFDEIKHFVRTGEHRTAPTVADRVAVCRQHLDFSIRWKGEIVGLFEMRRHYANYFKGLPDFKPYRSRLVTTDSYAELADILSEIQENYVPELV; from the coding sequence GTGGTAACCATTGGCAACATACAACTACCCGATTTTCCGCTGCTGCTGGCTCCGATGGAGGATGTCAGCGATCCGCCTTTTCGGGCTGTCTGCAAAGCAAACGGAGCGGATCTGATGTACACGGAGTTTATTTCGTCGGAAGGACTGATTCGTGATGCCGCTAAGAGCGTCCAGAAACTGGATATTTTCGAGTACGAGCGACCCATTGGTATTCAGCTTTTCGGTTCTGACGTAGAAACGATGGGCACCTGCGCTGAAATTGCGTCTCGTGCCAATCCTGACCTGATCGACATCAATTACGGCTGCCCCGTGAAGAATGTGGCCTGCCGGGGAGCGGGTGCCGCCCTGTTACAGGATATTCCGAAAATGGTGCGGATGACGGAAGCCGTTGTCAAAGCGACCCATCTGCCCGTAACGGTAAAAACCCGTCTTGGCTGGGACGATAGCACAAAAAATGTGGGCGAAGTAGCCGAACGGTTGCAGGATATCGGCATCAAAGCCCTGACGGTTCATGGCCGGACGCGCGTACAGATGTATAAAGGTGATGCCGACTGGACGCTCATTGGTCGCATCAAAGAAAACTCCCGGATTCAGATTCCAATTTTCGGAAATGGTGATATCGATTCGCCGGAGAAAGCGCTGGAGTACAAGAATCGGTACGGTGTCGATGGCGTTATGATTGGCCGGGCCAGCATTGGTCATCCCTGGATTTTCGACGAGATCAAGCATTTCGTCCGAACGGGCGAACACCGAACTGCCCCAACGGTAGCCGACCGCGTGGCCGTTTGCCGACAGCATCTTGATTTCTCGATTCGCTGGAAAGGGGAGATCGTTGGCCTGTTCGAAATGCGTCGCCACTACGCCAATTACTTTAAAGGACTGCCCGATTTTAAACCGTACCGGTCGCGACTGGTCACGACGGATTCGTACGCTGAACTGGCTGATATTCTGAGTGAGATTCAGGAAAACTACGTTCCCGAACTGGTTTAA
- a CDS encoding methyltransferase: MLNDHQPDLAPITRHLRAMFGSRLLIAAVNHLHVFDHLSDGPLSITQLSERIQLQERPAMVLFPALCAMDLLSYTDGLLAITDLGRYLVQAQTPNLTGYVGLEKDDAGVIEMVNRLKNDGPLDASQGISFVKEGEGPSPMDDLELARSLTLGLSGRARRLSPIVAANLSRREGHLLDVAGGTGFYTYEWLLKNPSSTATILDRPAVLSVAAELLDELVKSDRAGAATLRDRVTFLPGDMLTDALPQTDLLLAASLFHDWPTPTCQMLANRFAASLRPGGELWVHDAFLNDTLDGPLAVTDYSAQLFWGTKGRAYSRAEYRRWFVEAGLEPTTENIPTQMDYGLIWARKPAL; this comes from the coding sequence ATGCTCAACGATCACCAGCCCGATCTGGCTCCAATTACCCGCCATTTGCGGGCCATGTTTGGTTCACGATTACTCATTGCAGCCGTTAACCACCTCCACGTTTTCGACCACCTAAGCGACGGTCCTTTGTCGATAACTCAGTTGAGCGAACGAATTCAGCTTCAGGAGCGTCCGGCAATGGTTCTTTTCCCTGCCTTATGCGCCATGGATTTGCTGAGTTACACAGACGGGCTGCTGGCGATCACTGATCTTGGTCGCTATCTGGTTCAGGCACAGACGCCTAATTTGACGGGCTATGTGGGTCTGGAAAAAGACGACGCTGGCGTTATCGAGATGGTCAATCGACTCAAGAACGACGGCCCTCTCGACGCGTCGCAGGGTATTTCGTTCGTCAAAGAAGGCGAAGGGCCGTCACCCATGGATGATCTGGAACTAGCCCGGAGCCTTACGCTCGGCTTATCAGGTCGTGCCCGCCGGTTATCTCCAATCGTAGCGGCTAACCTGTCCAGACGGGAAGGACATCTGCTGGATGTGGCGGGAGGAACGGGCTTTTACACGTACGAGTGGCTACTAAAAAACCCATCGTCGACGGCTACTATACTCGACCGGCCAGCGGTACTGTCGGTTGCGGCTGAACTACTGGACGAATTAGTCAAGAGTGATCGTGCGGGTGCAGCGACGCTCCGCGACCGGGTAACGTTTTTGCCGGGGGATATGCTAACCGATGCGCTTCCTCAAACCGATCTATTACTGGCAGCGAGTCTTTTTCATGACTGGCCCACGCCGACCTGTCAGATGCTGGCGAATCGGTTTGCCGCATCCCTGCGTCCGGGCGGTGAACTCTGGGTCCACGACGCGTTTCTGAACGACACACTGGATGGTCCACTGGCCGTTACCGATTATTCGGCTCAATTATTCTGGGGGACTAAAGGGCGAGCGTACAGCCGCGCCGAATACAGACGCTGGTTCGTAGAAGCCGGGCTGGAACCCACCACCGAGAACATACCGACCCAAATGGACTATGGCCTGATCTGGGCGCGTAAACCGGCGCTGTAG
- a CDS encoding DMT family transporter → MTPASTQESVVIPQKHPLLAWILLFVLAMVWGSSFILIKRSLVAFPPEQVAAGRIFFAFLFFSPFLGVQSRSAEIRQSVRARWVALLCAGLFGFLIPAFLFAEAGAHLNSSLAGALNALSPLFTLLIGVLFFGRVLRVWQVVGILLGLSGSILLIFFSATGSFAINGYALLIVLATLCYGTNINIIGRYLNHMPALVSTAWLFAWIGPLALLILLTTDFFTRLTASTSAFSLATLICLGVLGSGVMSVIFNRIMQLASPLFASSVTYLMPGVALLWGVLDGETVYAMQFAGMGICLLGIWLINKA, encoded by the coding sequence ATGACGCCAGCATCTACTCAGGAATCAGTTGTCATTCCCCAGAAACATCCGCTACTAGCCTGGATTTTACTGTTCGTTTTAGCGATGGTCTGGGGCAGTTCGTTTATTCTCATCAAGCGTAGTTTAGTGGCTTTTCCGCCAGAGCAGGTAGCGGCAGGGCGTATTTTCTTTGCGTTTCTTTTCTTCAGTCCATTTCTGGGAGTTCAGTCCCGGTCTGCGGAAATTCGGCAGTCGGTTCGTGCCCGTTGGGTGGCCCTGTTATGCGCCGGGTTGTTTGGCTTTCTGATTCCCGCTTTTCTGTTTGCCGAAGCCGGAGCGCACCTGAACAGTTCGCTGGCCGGAGCGCTGAACGCCCTCAGTCCGTTATTTACGCTACTGATCGGGGTCTTGTTCTTCGGCCGTGTTCTGCGCGTCTGGCAGGTAGTGGGCATACTGCTGGGGTTAAGTGGGTCTATTTTGCTGATCTTCTTCAGTGCCACCGGTTCGTTTGCCATTAATGGCTACGCGCTGTTGATCGTGCTGGCTACCCTGTGCTACGGGACGAACATCAACATCATTGGCCGGTATCTAAACCACATGCCCGCCCTGGTATCCACGGCGTGGTTGTTCGCCTGGATTGGGCCACTGGCTCTGTTGATCCTGCTGACGACCGATTTCTTTACCCGGCTAACGGCATCGACTTCGGCCTTTTCGCTGGCTACCCTTATTTGTCTGGGTGTTCTAGGGTCGGGCGTTATGTCGGTAATTTTCAACCGGATCATGCAATTGGCATCGCCGTTATTTGCCTCGTCGGTTACGTATCTGATGCCCGGCGTGGCCCTGCTCTGGGGCGTGTTGGATGGCGAGACGGTTTATGCCATGCAGTTTGCCGGAATGGGCATCTGTCTTTTGGGCATCTGGCTCATTAACAAAGCTTGA
- a CDS encoding biotin/lipoyl-containing protein: MYQVTHNDKPFTIEFPASGPTLNGQAFDWDLVNLSDRTFHILHQNRSYTAEVLEVNQADKTVRLKLNGHVHEVQVKDRFDLLLEKMGMSSVATAKVNDLKAPMPGLIVGIMVNPGDTVNKGDSLLILEAMKMENLLKATGEGTIKAIRINKGDRVEKGQILIEF, from the coding sequence ATGTATCAGGTAACCCATAACGACAAACCATTTACCATTGAATTTCCCGCGTCCGGACCCACCCTGAATGGCCAAGCGTTTGACTGGGATCTTGTAAACTTGTCGGACCGTACGTTTCATATTCTGCACCAGAATCGATCCTATACTGCTGAGGTGCTGGAAGTGAACCAGGCCGATAAAACCGTGCGGCTCAAACTAAACGGGCATGTGCACGAGGTTCAGGTAAAGGACCGGTTCGACCTGTTACTCGAAAAAATGGGCATGTCCAGCGTAGCTACGGCAAAAGTTAATGACCTGAAGGCGCCCATGCCCGGCCTGATCGTCGGTATTATGGTCAATCCCGGCGACACGGTCAATAAGGGCGACAGCCTGCTGATTCTGGAAGCCATGAAGATGGAGAACCTCCTGAAAGCCACTGGTGAAGGCACGATCAAAGCCATCCGGATCAATAAAGGCGATCGCGTGGAGAAAGGGCAGATACTGATTGAATTTTAA
- the pyrH gene encoding UMP kinase, whose protein sequence is MTPSTHYKRILLKLSGEALAGPNGYNIDPNVLEKYSREIKQVVDMGVQVAIVIGGGNIFRGVSGERSGIDRVQGDYMGMLATVINAMAIQSSLEKHGLYTRVMSAIKMEQVCEPYVRRRAVRHLEKNRVVIFGAGTGNPYFTTDSTAALRAIEVEADVVLKGTKVDGVYTADPMKDKTATRYTTITFDDVYEKKLSVMDLTAFTLCQENNLPIIVFNMNETGSLLRLVQGEDIGTLITAKLPEETV, encoded by the coding sequence ATGACACCTTCGACGCACTATAAACGTATTCTGCTCAAACTGAGCGGAGAGGCATTGGCAGGCCCAAACGGGTACAATATCGACCCGAATGTGCTGGAAAAATACAGCCGCGAAATCAAGCAGGTAGTAGACATGGGCGTTCAGGTTGCCATTGTGATCGGTGGGGGTAATATCTTCCGGGGCGTGTCGGGTGAACGGTCTGGGATCGACCGCGTTCAGGGCGATTACATGGGTATGCTGGCAACGGTTATCAACGCCATGGCCATTCAGAGCTCGCTCGAAAAGCATGGCCTGTACACCCGCGTGATGTCGGCCATCAAAATGGAGCAGGTTTGCGAGCCGTATGTTCGTCGCCGGGCCGTACGCCACCTGGAGAAAAACCGGGTTGTCATCTTCGGCGCCGGAACGGGTAACCCGTATTTCACGACCGATTCAACGGCGGCTCTGCGGGCCATTGAGGTTGAAGCCGATGTCGTACTCAAAGGAACCAAAGTTGACGGCGTCTATACCGCTGATCCGATGAAGGATAAAACAGCCACCCGGTATACGACGATTACATTCGACGACGTTTACGAAAAGAAACTGAGCGTTATGGACCTCACGGCCTTCACGCTCTGCCAGGAAAATAACCTGCCGATTATCGTTTTCAATATGAATGAGACTGGCAGTCTGCTCCGGCTCGTTCAGGGCGAAGACATTGGCACCCTGATTACGGCCAAATTACCCGAAGAAACAGTATAA